One window of Vicinamibacterales bacterium genomic DNA carries:
- a CDS encoding HupE/UreJ family protein: protein MTPLRRLAITAILVAVAVASPAGHEAERTRVVLTFLADGRFVLDVANDPLWMLMRLETFAGGTVPANPTPAQRDTRLAELGSVFADRIVLFVDGREVRAESVAYVPPPASPADSLATFTLTGHMPRGASNLRWLYGIVADPYPLEIRQADGSSTIEWIHGTNWSGTIDLTRSFPRLTRWEIARQYLALGYTHILPKGLDHILFVLGIFLLSPRVKTMLLQVTAFTVAHSITLGLSIYGIVSLPSRVVEPLIALSIAYVAIENLLTRELKPWRLALVFMFGLLHGLGFAGVLRELGLPRDEFLTGLLTFNLGVEGGQLTVIAMAWVVVAPLVTRGWYRQRVVIPASLVIAAIGIYWTITRVVWSA from the coding sequence GTGACCCCCCTTCGCCGCCTCGCGATCACCGCCATCCTGGTGGCGGTCGCGGTCGCGAGCCCGGCCGGGCACGAAGCGGAGCGGACGCGCGTCGTCCTCACCTTCCTGGCGGATGGCCGCTTCGTGCTCGACGTCGCCAACGATCCGCTGTGGATGCTGATGCGGCTCGAGACGTTCGCCGGCGGCACCGTGCCCGCGAATCCCACGCCGGCGCAACGCGACACGCGCCTCGCCGAGCTCGGCTCCGTCTTCGCGGACCGCATCGTCTTGTTCGTGGACGGGCGCGAGGTCCGGGCCGAGTCGGTTGCGTACGTGCCGCCGCCGGCATCGCCGGCCGATTCACTCGCGACGTTCACCCTGACGGGACACATGCCGCGCGGCGCCTCGAACCTGCGCTGGCTGTACGGCATCGTCGCCGACCCCTACCCGCTGGAGATTCGCCAGGCCGACGGCTCCAGCACCATCGAGTGGATCCACGGCACCAACTGGAGCGGCACCATCGACCTCACGCGGAGCTTCCCGCGGCTGACGCGGTGGGAGATCGCGCGGCAGTACCTCGCGCTCGGCTACACGCACATCCTGCCGAAGGGGCTCGACCACATCCTGTTCGTACTGGGCATCTTCCTGCTCAGCCCGCGGGTAAAGACGATGCTGCTGCAGGTGACGGCCTTCACCGTCGCGCACTCGATCACGCTGGGCCTGTCCATCTACGGCATCGTCTCGCTGCCGTCGCGCGTCGTCGAGCCGCTGATCGCGTTGTCGATCGCGTACGTGGCGATCGAGAACCTGCTGACGCGCGAGCTGAAGCCGTGGCGCCTGGCGTTGGTGTTCATGTTCGGGTTGCTGCACGGGCTGGGGTTCGCGGGCGTGCTGCGAGAACTCGGCCTGCCGCGTGACGAGTTCCTCACGGGACTGCTGACGTTCAATCTCGGCGTGGAGGGCGGACAGCTGACCGTGATCGCGATGGCGTGGGTGGTGGTGGCGCCGTTGGTGACACGAGGCTGGTACCGCCAGCGTGTGGTGATACCAGCCTCGTTAGTGATTGCCGCGATCGGGATCTACTGGACGATCACGCGGGTGGTGTGGTCCGCCTAA
- the soxC gene encoding sulfite dehydrogenase yields MDRRKTISRRRVLAVGTAGIVGAALPMAGQSPDQAARPKVPADPTKVQGPLSTGVGGRSPFEQPRRVSLSDRRTSSQTPLQDLDGIITPSDLHFERHHGGVPAIDPRQHTLLIHGMVDRPLVFTVDDLRRFPGRSVIRMMECSGNGGRIYRREGNQTDLTPQQIDGLTSTSEWTGVPLATLFREAGASPKAKWFLAEGSDAAVMTRSIPIEKAYDDAMIAYGQNGEPLRPEQGYPIRLFLPGVEGNASIKWLRRIELADQPFMTREETSKYTDPLPDGTARIFSLDMDAKSLITEPAFPDKLTGPGWWEVRGIAWSGRGKIARVDLSTDGGKTWQPAKLDDPVLPKCHTRFRLPFEWKGGEATLMSRATDETGYTQPTLDVLMAARGPATAYHFNHIRGWKVFADGTVKFAGGA; encoded by the coding sequence ATGGATCGGCGGAAAACCATCTCCCGGCGGCGGGTATTGGCGGTCGGCACGGCCGGAATTGTCGGTGCGGCCCTGCCAATGGCAGGCCAAAGCCCCGACCAGGCGGCCCGTCCGAAGGTGCCGGCCGACCCGACCAAGGTGCAGGGTCCGCTGAGCACCGGCGTCGGCGGGCGCTCGCCGTTCGAGCAGCCCAGGCGGGTGTCGCTCAGCGACCGCCGCACCTCGAGCCAGACGCCCCTCCAGGATCTCGACGGCATCATCACCCCGTCGGACCTGCACTTCGAACGGCACCACGGCGGCGTCCCGGCCATCGATCCCAGGCAGCACACGCTGCTGATCCATGGCATGGTCGATCGGCCACTGGTGTTCACGGTGGATGACCTCCGGCGCTTCCCCGGGCGGTCGGTCATCCGGATGATGGAATGCTCCGGCAACGGCGGCCGCATCTATCGCCGCGAAGGCAACCAGACCGACCTCACCCCGCAGCAGATCGACGGGCTGACGAGCACGAGCGAGTGGACGGGCGTGCCGCTCGCCACCCTGTTCCGCGAAGCCGGCGCCTCGCCCAAGGCGAAGTGGTTCCTGGCCGAAGGCAGTGACGCCGCGGTGATGACGCGCAGCATCCCCATCGAGAAGGCCTACGACGACGCGATGATCGCCTACGGACAGAACGGCGAGCCGCTCCGTCCCGAGCAGGGCTACCCGATCCGCCTGTTCCTCCCCGGCGTGGAAGGCAACGCCAGCATCAAGTGGCTGCGCCGCATCGAGCTGGCCGATCAGCCGTTCATGACGCGCGAGGAGACCTCGAAGTACACCGACCCGCTACCCGACGGCACCGCGCGCATCTTCAGCCTCGACATGGACGCCAAGTCGCTGATCACCGAGCCGGCGTTCCCCGACAAGCTCACCGGCCCCGGCTGGTGGGAAGTGCGCGGCATCGCCTGGAGCGGACGCGGCAAGATCGCACGCGTGGACCTCAGCACCGATGGCGGCAAGACCTGGCAGCCGGCGAAGCTGGACGATCCGGTGCTGCCCAAGTGCCACACACGCTTCCGCCTGCCGTTCGAATGGAAGGGCGGCGAGGCCACGTTGATGAGCCGCGCCACCGACGAGACCGGCTACACGCAGCCGACGCTCGACGTGCTGATGGCGGCGCGCGGGCCGGCCACCGCGTATCACTTCAATCACATTCGCGGCTGGAAGGTGTTCGCTGATGGCACGGTGAAGTTCGCGGGGGGGGCGTAA
- a CDS encoding DUF1592 domain-containing protein, producing MKKLSFVVISTIVLGLGFRVYAEQQQASASAAEGRSGVTTPKPAPQQAGVGGPAVAVGHANTSVTESQTALVKQYCATCHNDRNKNNAGGLTLAGFDASKVGHDAEVAEVAEKMIRKIRSGMMPPASARRPEPAVLTSFVSAMETRLDQAAALNPNPGRRPFQRLNRAEYTRAVAGMFDLDVDVTAFLPPDQISAGFDNVADSQSFSAALMEGYLRAASRISSLAVGDPKAGAAEVTYKVRRTGSQMGHVEGAPFGTRGGTAVMHTFPADGDYSFRMQLHSIPTGQLFGSTVRGEIIEVSIDGERVAALEINPRMSESDATGMNLTTAKIHVKAGTHQLAAAFVQRFDAVPDDLMPPIDHTLADSQIGSGFGITTLPHLREFAVGGPFKVTGVSETSSRKKIFSCRPTAAAEEAACASQIIRRIATQAYRAPLTAADYDGLQKFYQQGRTEGGDFESGIRLAVQAILASPKFLFRLEEAPATVRPGQTYRIADVDLASRLSFFLWGTGPDAELLKIAGQGTLRGPGVLAAQVKRMLADPRSEALATRFASQWFRLQDLEKINPDALLFPYYDFKLSEALRRETELFFDSIVREDRSILDLLTADYTFVNERVARHYGIPDVNGPEFRRVALAGENRRGLLGQGSILALTSVADRTSPVLRGKWVMEVLLASPPPAPPPNVPALDETKADAGEKQLTTRQRMEQHRANPQCNSCHRVIDPLGLALENFDVTGRWRIRDNGEPVDPVGDLYDGTKMSGPVGLRAALLKHQDMFVLSFTERLMTYSLGRRVESYDMPTVRRIIRDAAKSNNRFSAFVMGVVTSRAFQMSRAEAVETTVER from the coding sequence ATGAAGAAACTCTCGTTCGTGGTCATTTCCACCATCGTCCTGGGGCTGGGGTTTCGCGTGTACGCGGAACAGCAGCAGGCGTCCGCCTCCGCGGCCGAAGGCCGCTCCGGCGTGACCACGCCGAAGCCCGCGCCTCAACAAGCGGGCGTAGGCGGGCCGGCTGTGGCCGTTGGTCACGCGAACACTTCCGTTACGGAATCGCAGACCGCACTCGTCAAGCAGTACTGCGCCACCTGTCACAACGATCGCAACAAGAACAACGCGGGCGGGCTCACGCTTGCCGGATTTGATGCGTCGAAGGTCGGTCACGACGCTGAAGTTGCCGAGGTTGCGGAGAAGATGATCCGCAAGATCCGCTCCGGCATGATGCCGCCGGCCAGCGCGCGGCGGCCCGAGCCGGCGGTGCTGACGTCGTTCGTCTCCGCCATGGAAACGCGGCTCGATCAGGCTGCGGCCCTCAACCCTAACCCTGGCCGCCGACCGTTCCAGCGCCTGAACCGCGCCGAGTACACGCGCGCGGTCGCCGGCATGTTCGACCTCGACGTTGACGTCACCGCGTTCCTGCCGCCCGATCAAATCAGTGCCGGTTTCGACAACGTGGCCGACTCGCAGAGCTTCTCGGCGGCGTTGATGGAAGGCTACCTGCGCGCCGCCAGCCGCATCAGCTCGCTGGCGGTCGGCGATCCGAAGGCCGGCGCCGCCGAGGTCACCTACAAGGTCCGTCGCACCGGCTCGCAGATGGGGCACGTCGAGGGCGCCCCGTTCGGCACTCGCGGCGGCACCGCCGTGATGCACACGTTCCCCGCGGACGGCGACTACAGCTTCCGCATGCAGTTGCACTCGATCCCCACCGGCCAGTTGTTTGGCAGCACGGTGCGCGGCGAGATCATTGAAGTGTCGATCGACGGGGAGCGCGTCGCCGCGCTCGAGATCAACCCGCGCATGAGCGAGTCGGATGCGACCGGCATGAACCTGACGACGGCGAAGATTCACGTCAAGGCGGGGACGCATCAACTGGCGGCGGCGTTCGTGCAGCGCTTCGACGCGGTGCCCGACGACCTGATGCCGCCGATCGATCACACGCTGGCCGACAGCCAGATCGGTTCGGGCTTCGGCATCACCACACTGCCGCACCTGCGCGAGTTCGCCGTGGGCGGGCCCTTCAAGGTCACTGGCGTGTCCGAAACGTCCAGCCGCAAGAAGATCTTCAGCTGCCGCCCGACGGCGGCGGCGGAGGAGGCCGCGTGCGCCTCGCAGATCATCCGCAGGATCGCGACGCAGGCGTATCGCGCGCCGCTGACCGCGGCGGACTACGACGGCCTGCAGAAGTTCTACCAGCAGGGACGCACGGAAGGTGGGGACTTCGAGTCGGGCATCCGCCTCGCGGTGCAGGCCATCCTGGCGAGCCCCAAGTTCCTGTTCCGTCTCGAGGAAGCGCCGGCGACGGTGCGTCCCGGCCAGACCTACCGCATCGCCGACGTGGACCTGGCGTCCCGCCTGTCGTTCTTTCTCTGGGGCACGGGCCCTGACGCCGAACTGCTGAAGATCGCCGGCCAGGGCACCCTGCGTGGACCGGGCGTGCTGGCGGCGCAGGTCAAGCGCATGCTCGCGGATCCCCGGTCCGAGGCGCTGGCGACGCGATTCGCGTCGCAGTGGTTCCGGCTGCAGGACCTCGAGAAGATCAATCCCGACGCGCTGCTGTTCCCGTACTACGACTTCAAGCTGTCGGAGGCGCTGAGGCGCGAAACCGAGCTGTTCTTCGACAGCATCGTCCGCGAGGATCGGTCGATTCTCGACTTGCTGACGGCAGACTACACCTTCGTGAACGAGCGGGTCGCCAGGCACTACGGCATCCCGGACGTGAACGGGCCGGAGTTCCGCCGCGTCGCGCTTGCCGGCGAGAACCGCCGCGGCTTGCTCGGCCAGGGCAGCATCCTGGCGCTGACCTCGGTCGCCGATCGCACCTCGCCGGTGCTGCGCGGCAAGTGGGTGATGGAAGTGCTGCTCGCCTCGCCGCCGCCGGCGCCGCCACCGAACGTGCCGGCCCTCGACGAGACCAAGGCCGACGCCGGCGAGAAGCAGCTGACCACGCGCCAGCGCATGGAGCAGCACCGCGCCAACCCGCAGTGCAACTCGTGCCACCGCGTGATCGACCCGCTCGGCCTGGCGCTCGAGAACTTCGACGTCACCGGACGCTGGCGCATTCGCGACAACGGCGAGCCGGTCGATCCGGTGGGCGACCTCTACGACGGCACCAAGATGAGCGGACCGGTGGGCCTGCGCGCCGCGCTCCTGAAGCACCAGGACATGTTCGTCCTGAGCTTCACCGAGCGCCTCATGACCTACAGCCTCGGCCGGCGCGTCGAGTCCTACGACATGCCGACCGTTCGCCGCATCATTCGCGACGCGGCGAAGAGCAACAACCGCTTCTCGGCGTTCGTTATGGGGGTCGTGACGAGCCGGGCGTTCCAGATGAGCAGAGCCGAAGCAGTCGAAACGACAGTGGAGAGATAG
- a CDS encoding DUF1552 domain-containing protein, whose product MEYITKKHLSRRTVLRGLGVTLALPLLDAMVPAQTLLAKTAAAGKVRLSAIEMVHGSAGATVFGASKNLWSPAAEGTAFDLSPGALSPLEPFRDYLTIVSNTDVRNAEAFSLPEIGADHFRSSAVFLTQAHPKKTQGSDVFAGTSLDQIYAQHFGQDTAIPSMQLSIETVDQSGGCAYGYSCAYTDSISWASPKQPLPMIRDPRAAFDSLFGVGATPAERAAHRKTDKSILDWVSGEVARLQKDLGTSDRARLGAFLEEVREVERRIQRVEAHNASGEARELPEAPIGVPDSFDEHVKLMLDLQVLAFATDVTRVFSFKMGRDGSARVYPESGVRSAFHPASHHGEREDRVTDFMKINRYHVSMIPYFLNKLKNTPEGDKNLLDNTLVIYGSPMGNSNVHNHKRCPLFLAGKAGGALRGNLHLKAADGTPMANVMLALMQDLGLNDLKSFGDSTGRFELTSVPATTAAL is encoded by the coding sequence ATGGAATACATCACGAAGAAGCACCTGTCCCGCCGCACGGTTCTTCGCGGCCTTGGCGTCACCCTGGCGCTGCCGCTGCTGGACGCGATGGTCCCGGCGCAAACGCTGCTCGCCAAGACCGCGGCCGCGGGCAAGGTGCGGTTGTCGGCGATCGAGATGGTCCACGGCTCCGCCGGCGCCACCGTGTTTGGCGCCAGCAAGAACCTGTGGTCGCCGGCCGCCGAGGGCACGGCGTTCGACCTGAGCCCGGGCGCGCTGTCGCCGCTCGAGCCGTTCCGTGATTACCTCACCATTGTCAGCAACACCGACGTCCGCAACGCTGAGGCGTTCTCGCTGCCGGAGATCGGTGCCGACCACTTCCGCTCGAGCGCGGTGTTCCTGACGCAGGCGCACCCGAAGAAGACCCAGGGCTCCGACGTCTTCGCCGGCACCTCGCTGGACCAGATCTACGCGCAACATTTCGGCCAGGACACGGCCATCCCGTCGATGCAGCTCAGCATCGAGACCGTGGACCAGTCGGGCGGCTGCGCCTACGGCTACAGCTGCGCCTACACCGACAGCATCAGCTGGGCGTCGCCGAAGCAGCCGCTGCCGATGATTCGCGACCCGCGCGCCGCCTTCGACTCGCTGTTCGGCGTCGGCGCGACCCCGGCCGAACGGGCTGCCCATCGCAAGACCGACAAGAGCATTCTCGACTGGGTCAGTGGCGAGGTGGCGCGGCTCCAGAAGGATCTGGGCACCAGCGATCGCGCCCGTCTCGGCGCGTTCCTCGAAGAGGTGCGCGAAGTTGAACGCCGCATCCAGCGGGTCGAGGCGCACAACGCCTCGGGCGAGGCCCGCGAGTTGCCGGAAGCGCCGATCGGCGTGCCCGACTCCTTCGACGAGCACGTCAAGCTGATGCTCGACCTGCAGGTGCTGGCGTTTGCGACCGACGTCACCCGCGTCTTCTCGTTCAAGATGGGCCGCGACGGCTCCGCCCGCGTCTACCCCGAGAGCGGCGTCCGCTCCGCCTTCCACCCCGCCTCGCACCACGGCGAGCGCGAAGACCGTGTCACCGACTTCATGAAGATCAACCGGTATCACGTGAGCATGATTCCGTACTTCCTGAACAAGCTGAAGAACACGCCCGAGGGCGACAAGAACCTCCTCGACAACACGCTGGTGATCTACGGCTCGCCGATGGGCAACTCGAACGTGCACAACCACAAGCGCTGCCCGCTGTTCCTGGCCGGCAAGGCCGGTGGCGCGCTGCGCGGCAACCTGCACCTCAAGGCCGCCGACGGCACGCCGATGGCCAACGTGATGCTGGCGTTGATGCAGGACCTCGGACTCAACGACCTCAAGAGCTTCGGCGACAGCACGGGACGCTTCGAGTTGACGTCGGTGCCGGCGACCACCGCCGCACTGTAG
- a CDS encoding cytochrome c: MKTVIATALVAVSASAFALAQSGARASARQPSRLEIGRAATADEIRKLDIDVMPDGRGLPPGRGTVAEGATIYAAKCRSCHGANGEGGAFDRLVGRDSGPNFNFAMDPKLVKTVGNYWPYATTLYDYTYRAMPFTQPGTLTPNETYSLVAYILALNKIVPDDAVMDQATLAKVVMPARDRFVVDNRRGGKVVK; the protein is encoded by the coding sequence ATGAAGACGGTTATTGCCACGGCGCTGGTCGCAGTTTCCGCGTCCGCCTTCGCGCTCGCTCAATCCGGGGCTCGCGCTTCGGCGAGACAGCCTTCGCGGCTCGAGATCGGCAGAGCCGCTACGGCTGACGAGATCAGGAAGCTCGACATCGACGTGATGCCCGACGGCCGCGGCTTGCCGCCGGGCCGCGGCACCGTCGCCGAGGGCGCCACCATCTACGCCGCCAAGTGCCGCTCGTGCCATGGCGCCAACGGTGAGGGCGGCGCGTTCGATCGCCTCGTCGGCCGCGACTCGGGCCCGAACTTCAACTTCGCGATGGATCCCAAACTGGTGAAGACGGTGGGCAACTACTGGCCCTACGCCACGACGCTGTACGACTACACCTATCGCGCCATGCCGTTCACGCAACCCGGCACGCTGACGCCGAACGAAACCTACTCGCTGGTCGCCTACATCCTGGCGCTCAACAAGATCGTTCCGGACGACGCGGTGATGGATCAGGCGACGCTGGCCAAGGTGGTGATGCCGGCGCGCGATCGGTTCGTCGTCGACAATCGCCGGGGCGGCAAGGTCGTCAAATAG
- a CDS encoding ankyrin repeat domain-containing protein: MRKVIQGLGLVGVLAITLSVWLSAAASPVADARLRGADDQAATAGPAIATSNAPVAAAAARRDKEAVRTLLKGGADVNAAQGDGMTALHWASRNGDAELAQMLLFAGANVKASTRLGGYTPLLLAAEQGHAAVISALLAGGADAKAANALGTTPLMLAASSGNATAVTTLVENGAEIEAREKTFGQTPLMFAVANNRVDAVKALIKAGADLKATSKVVNVGSLSSQEQEFLAQASGSGAQPGGAGQGRAGQVVAPGAPAAPAAVPAAGGGGGGGRRGGGVGTPGIERPYFYNELIGTQGGVTALMLAARGGFTDAVTTLVAAGADVNQVSAGDKTSPMLIAAINGQFDLAQWLLEHGANPNAAAVNGVTPLYAALNVTWAPRALYPQPRAYNQQRTPYLAFMKALLEKGADPNLRLTRKVWYSEYNFDLAGVDEIGATPMWRAAFAGDVAAMSLLMAHGADPNIPTMRPAGRQRLGDSGEVRQGQDVSKMAPVPLGGPGVPPLQAAAGVGFGEGFAANSHIHSPAGFLPGIKYMVEVAGADVNAVDHDGNTALHHAAARGDNDAILYLVSKGADVTKVNREGQTVADMANGPVQRTQPYAETVKLLEKLGSKNNHKCVSC; the protein is encoded by the coding sequence ATGCGCAAAGTGATCCAGGGACTCGGGCTCGTCGGCGTTCTCGCCATTACGTTGTCGGTATGGCTGAGCGCGGCGGCGTCGCCCGTGGCCGACGCCCGCCTTCGCGGCGCGGACGATCAGGCCGCTACGGCGGGGCCCGCCATAGCGACCAGTAATGCTCCGGTCGCGGCGGCGGCCGCCAGGCGCGACAAGGAAGCCGTCCGCACGCTGCTGAAGGGCGGCGCCGACGTCAACGCGGCGCAGGGCGACGGCATGACGGCGCTCCACTGGGCCTCGCGGAACGGCGATGCCGAGCTCGCGCAGATGCTGCTCTTCGCTGGCGCCAACGTCAAGGCCAGCACGCGCCTCGGCGGCTACACGCCGCTCCTGCTCGCGGCCGAACAGGGCCACGCCGCCGTCATCTCCGCCTTGCTCGCCGGCGGCGCCGACGCGAAAGCGGCCAACGCGCTCGGGACCACGCCGCTGATGCTCGCGGCCTCGTCCGGCAACGCCACGGCCGTGACCACGCTCGTCGAGAATGGCGCCGAGATCGAAGCCCGTGAGAAGACCTTCGGGCAGACGCCGTTGATGTTTGCCGTCGCCAACAATCGCGTCGATGCCGTCAAGGCGTTGATCAAGGCCGGCGCGGATCTGAAGGCCACGTCGAAGGTCGTGAATGTCGGCAGCCTGAGCAGCCAGGAGCAGGAGTTCCTGGCGCAGGCATCGGGCAGCGGCGCCCAGCCGGGCGGCGCCGGCCAGGGCCGGGCCGGCCAGGTGGTGGCGCCGGGAGCCCCGGCGGCACCGGCTGCCGTGCCGGCCGCTGGCGGCGGTGGCGGCGGCGGTCGCCGCGGTGGTGGTGTCGGCACACCTGGGATCGAGCGGCCGTATTTCTATAACGAATTGATCGGCACGCAGGGCGGCGTGACCGCGCTGATGCTGGCGGCGCGCGGCGGCTTCACCGACGCGGTGACGACGCTGGTGGCGGCCGGCGCCGATGTCAACCAGGTGTCGGCCGGCGACAAGACCAGTCCGATGCTGATCGCCGCGATCAACGGCCAGTTCGACCTGGCCCAGTGGCTGCTCGAGCACGGCGCCAACCCGAACGCGGCCGCCGTCAACGGCGTCACCCCGCTCTATGCCGCGCTGAATGTCACGTGGGCGCCGCGCGCGCTCTATCCGCAGCCGCGGGCATACAACCAGCAACGGACCCCGTACCTGGCGTTCATGAAGGCCCTGCTCGAGAAGGGCGCGGACCCGAACCTCCGCCTCACCCGCAAGGTCTGGTACTCGGAATATAACTTCGATCTCGCCGGTGTCGATGAGATCGGCGCCACGCCGATGTGGCGCGCCGCATTTGCCGGGGATGTCGCGGCGATGTCGCTGTTGATGGCGCACGGCGCCGACCCGAACATTCCGACGATGCGGCCAGCCGGACGCCAGCGGCTCGGCGATTCCGGTGAGGTGCGCCAGGGGCAGGACGTCTCGAAGATGGCCCCGGTTCCCCTGGGCGGGCCGGGCGTGCCGCCGTTGCAGGCGGCCGCGGGCGTTGGCTTCGGCGAAGGCTTCGCCGCCAACTCGCACATTCACTCGCCGGCCGGATTCCTGCCCGGCATCAAGTACATGGTTGAAGTGGCCGGCGCCGACGTCAATGCCGTCGATCACGACGGCAACACCGCCCTGCATCACGCTGCGGCCCGTGGCGACAACGACGCCATTCTCTACCTCGTCTCGAAGGGCGCCGACGTCACCAAGGTGAACCGCGAAGGCCAGACCGTGGCCGACATGGCCAACGGGCCGGTCCAGCGCACGCAACCCTATGCCGAAACCGTGAAGCTGCTCGAAAAACTCGGCTCGAAGAACAACCACAAGTGCGTGTCGTGTTGA
- a CDS encoding cytochrome c, giving the protein MKRLALVVIGVAALGSFRATAQTPAPTSASAPTFAKDVAPIMYKKCANCHRPGEVAPMALLSYDDARPWAKAIKAKVVAREMPPWGADMTQTLPMRNDVSLSQKEIDTIAAWVDGGAARGNAAEMPLAPTFASGWSFGTREPDAVLEMPVEFEIPAEGEVGVQMFYSKVPWSEDRFAEVVELHPSNRAVVHHAGIYFVDIPEGSRLVDGRIVGADGKVIGDRGSRGLPSTDSGLPGSSKLLSWVPGRGLDIHRPDIGKRIPAGKYVNWQMHYNPTGTPQKDRTKLGIWFNKVPVTHEVLIRQAGDPLATTKGGLSIYRAEGRETEYVADPSSTRRSRTTPNIPPYAENWKLTGITPVTEDITLYAMSPHMHLRGKSLKWVVTYPDGREQVILNVPKFDFNWQFNYELAEPLKIPAGSKITGIGVYDNSVRNKWNPGPQLEVFWSEQSWDEMYQPFTEYSVDSQDLTVLKPVGSPQKR; this is encoded by the coding sequence ATGAAGCGACTGGCACTTGTCGTGATCGGCGTGGCGGCACTAGGTTCGTTCCGCGCCACCGCTCAGACTCCAGCCCCCACCTCCGCGAGCGCGCCGACGTTTGCCAAAGACGTCGCGCCCATCATGTACAAGAAGTGCGCCAACTGCCATCGTCCCGGCGAGGTCGCGCCCATGGCGCTGCTCTCGTACGACGATGCGCGGCCGTGGGCCAAGGCGATCAAGGCCAAGGTCGTGGCGCGCGAGATGCCGCCCTGGGGCGCCGACATGACCCAGACGCTGCCGATGCGCAACGACGTCAGCCTGTCACAGAAGGAAATCGACACCATCGCCGCCTGGGTGGATGGCGGCGCGGCGCGCGGCAACGCGGCCGAGATGCCGCTGGCGCCCACGTTTGCGTCGGGTTGGTCGTTCGGCACGCGCGAACCGGACGCCGTGCTCGAGATGCCGGTCGAGTTCGAGATTCCCGCCGAAGGCGAAGTCGGCGTGCAGATGTTCTATTCGAAGGTGCCGTGGAGCGAAGACCGCTTCGCGGAAGTCGTCGAGCTGCACCCGAGCAATCGCGCCGTGGTACACCACGCCGGCATCTACTTCGTCGACATCCCAGAGGGCTCGCGCCTGGTTGACGGCCGCATTGTCGGCGCCGACGGCAAGGTCATCGGCGACCGCGGGTCGCGCGGATTGCCGTCCACCGATTCGGGTTTGCCTGGATCGAGCAAGCTGCTCTCGTGGGTGCCCGGCCGCGGCCTCGACATTCACCGCCCGGACATCGGCAAGCGCATTCCCGCCGGCAAGTATGTGAACTGGCAGATGCACTACAACCCGACCGGCACGCCTCAGAAGGATCGGACGAAGCTGGGCATCTGGTTCAACAAGGTGCCGGTGACGCACGAAGTGCTGATCCGCCAGGCTGGCGATCCGCTCGCCACCACCAAGGGCGGGCTGTCGATCTATCGCGCGGAGGGGCGTGAAACGGAATACGTCGCCGACCCGAGCAGCACGCGCCGCAGCCGCACCACGCCGAACATTCCGCCCTACGCGGAGAACTGGAAGCTCACCGGCATCACGCCGGTGACCGAAGACATCACGCTCTACGCGATGTCACCGCACATGCACCTGCGCGGCAAGAGCCTGAAGTGGGTGGTCACCTATCCCGACGGCCGCGAGCAGGTGATCCTGAACGTGCCGAAGTTCGACTTCAACTGGCAGTTCAACTACGAACTGGCCGAGCCGCTCAAGATTCCGGCGGGCAGCAAGATCACCGGCATCGGCGTCTACGACAACTCGGTGCGCAACAAGTGGAACCCCGGCCCGCAGCTCGAGGTGTTCTGGTCGGAGCAGAGCTGGGACGAGATGTACCAGCCGTTCACTGAGTACTCGGTGGACTCTCAGGATCTCACCGTGCTCAAGCCGGTGGGCTCGCCGCAGAAACGGTAG